One Aquisediminimonas profunda genomic region harbors:
- the maiA gene encoding maleylacetoacetate isomerase, protein MTIRLYDYWRSSASYRVRIALNMKGLAYEAVPTSLLDGAQRAPDYVAKNPQGFVPMLEVGELRLTQSLAIIDWLDATQPGVRLIPSDPDKRAHALAMAYLIASDIHPVNNLRILKYLKNELGVEEAARDDWYRHWIIEGFTALEAMADRSTPYLGGEAPNIADICLVPQMANANRFNTPLDAFPNLVRIDAACNALNPFKAAHPEAVKP, encoded by the coding sequence ATGACGATCCGGCTTTATGATTATTGGCGCTCCTCGGCCAGTTACCGGGTCCGTATCGCCCTGAACATGAAGGGCCTCGCCTATGAGGCAGTCCCCACCAGCCTGCTCGATGGGGCACAGCGCGCGCCGGATTATGTTGCCAAGAATCCGCAGGGCTTCGTTCCGATGCTTGAAGTCGGTGAATTGAGGCTCACGCAGAGTCTGGCCATCATTGACTGGCTGGATGCAACTCAACCGGGCGTCCGGCTGATTCCATCCGATCCCGACAAGAGAGCACATGCACTCGCAATGGCCTATCTGATTGCTTCAGACATTCATCCGGTCAACAATTTGCGGATCCTCAAATATCTGAAGAACGAACTCGGTGTCGAAGAGGCTGCCAGGGACGATTGGTATCGCCATTGGATCATCGAAGGCTTTACGGCACTGGAGGCGATGGCCGATCGATCCACACCCTATCTGGGAGGTGAGGCGCCGAATATCGCGGACATCTGCCTGGTTCCCCAAATGGCCAATGCGAACCGGTTCAACACACCACTGGATGCATTTCCGAACCTTGTGCGGATCGATGCGGCGTGCAACGCGCTGAATCCCTTCAAGGCGGCGCACCCTGAGGCGGTCAAACCCTGA
- a CDS encoding parallel beta-helix domain-containing protein, with amino-acid sequence MKPIPFFVAASLLAFVQPALADTIRVEPGADAQSRLQSALIDAKPGDIVEIAAGRYDLTDGLSLDVDRVTVKGAGPAATILSFKGQKGAGEGLLVTADDVVLQGFAVEDSRGDGIKSKAANRIVYHDLRVEWTGGPKASNGAYGVYPVESSDVLIDKVTVKGASDAGIYVGQSKNIIVRNSLAMFNVAGIEIENCYGADVYQNVATHNAGGILVFDLPNLPQKGGHSVRIFSNRSERNDTPNFAPKGNIVAGVPNGTGVIIMANRDVHVFNNILGENGSTNIFIVGYRNSFTDTGYNPLPANVVIGGNMHGRAGYAPGPQFEGGAEMLAAMGSVPPIVWDGTGSNIRVTDKVPTLSLGLTDPKARATSANPAVVDLSQGAEPAQLAPIVLPQSMEAAIR; translated from the coding sequence ATGAAGCCAATCCCCTTTTTCGTCGCTGCCAGCTTGCTGGCCTTTGTTCAACCGGCCCTTGCCGATACGATCCGGGTCGAACCCGGTGCCGATGCGCAATCCCGCCTGCAGTCGGCACTGATTGACGCAAAGCCGGGCGATATCGTGGAAATCGCCGCTGGACGGTATGACCTGACCGACGGGCTTTCGCTCGATGTTGACCGAGTGACGGTCAAAGGCGCAGGCCCTGCTGCCACAATCCTCAGCTTCAAGGGACAGAAGGGCGCGGGCGAAGGCCTTCTGGTGACGGCGGATGATGTCGTCCTGCAAGGTTTTGCCGTGGAGGATTCCCGCGGCGACGGAATAAAGTCCAAGGCCGCGAACCGCATCGTCTATCACGACCTGAGGGTCGAATGGACAGGCGGCCCGAAGGCCAGCAATGGCGCCTATGGCGTCTACCCGGTCGAATCCAGTGACGTCCTGATCGACAAGGTGACCGTCAAGGGGGCATCCGACGCTGGCATCTATGTCGGGCAGTCGAAGAACATCATCGTCCGCAATTCGCTCGCCATGTTCAATGTTGCAGGAATCGAGATCGAGAATTGCTACGGTGCCGACGTCTATCAGAACGTCGCCACTCACAATGCGGGGGGCATTCTGGTGTTCGACTTGCCGAACCTGCCGCAAAAGGGCGGTCATTCGGTTCGGATCTTCTCGAATCGGTCTGAACGGAACGACACGCCGAACTTTGCGCCAAAGGGCAATATCGTCGCCGGGGTGCCGAACGGGACCGGAGTCATCATCATGGCCAATCGGGATGTCCATGTGTTCAACAACATCCTGGGCGAGAACGGCAGCACCAACATCTTCATCGTCGGATATCGCAACAGCTTTACCGACACAGGCTATAATCCTCTTCCGGCCAATGTCGTGATCGGCGGTAACATGCATGGACGCGCAGGCTATGCGCCTGGGCCGCAATTCGAAGGCGGTGCCGAAATGCTTGCAGCAATGGGCAGCGTTCCTCCAATTGTCTGGGACGGGACAGGCAGTAACATCCGGGTCACGGACAAGGTGCCGACTCTTTCCCTCGGGTTGACCGATCCCAAGGCACGCGCCACGTCTGCCAATCCTGCCGTTGTCGATCTGAGCCAGGGAGCCGAGCCTGCACAGCTTGCGCCGATCGTGTTGCCACAATCGATGGAGGCAGCGATCCGGTGA
- a CDS encoding M16 family metallopeptidase, with the protein MSLQPLRALRFTLAFLATLGLVAPSWGARNTAKPIAKRAAPAPAVSTERPTPWLYKGSDIPPDPNWLFGTLPNGVRYAVRRSGVPPRQVSVRVDIEAGSLMERETERGFAHFMEHLSFRGSRYIADGEAIKTWQRLGATFGSDTNANTTLTQTVYKLDLPGATRSGLEESIKILSGMMMAPEISAKGVETERRTVLAEARERLGAGMRISEATTAHFFAGQPLANRQPIGTTETLNAATPQAIRAFHDRWYRPERAVVVISGDGDPLVFEDLVIKYFSDWKGIGPSLPDPDFGRPTDGKPIAKAITEPGAPLVVNMAWLRPWFQKNDTIAYNQGRLVDLVALRLINRRLEERARAGGSFLQAQVDQDDVARSVDGTFVQIAPLGNDWQAALRDVRAVIADAMTNPSSQADINREANEFFASLQVGVETQRAEAAAKQADDLIEAVNIRETVATAQVALDVFSGIKDDISPEKILASTRKLFTGIGPRALLTSPVPLENAETELAAAITAPVSAMASAGSGTPVSFDQLPSPGKPGQIKKRIPIPVPQIDVEQVTFANGVKLLVSPNPSEQGKVYVNVRFGDGMKALPANRQTPAWAAPAALVAGGIGPFDQNALDRLTSGRKINMGFDIADDAFQFRAQTRASDLTDQLRLMAAAITMPRWDPAPVLRARNSFLTGYDTLESSPGSVLGRDLGGFLRGGDARWSTPTRADVEALTPEAFRAFWEPLLKTGPIEVMVFGDISADEAVAATAASFGALKKRPVKRVSIRQASPASVAPTPVPIVRTHKGPKEQAAAVLAWPLGGGLGSIYEARKLEILAQIFNDRMFTQLREEEGASYSPSVDSSWPTGLESGGSFIVTSQLKPEGLERFFAISRGIAADLAAHPVSADELARVINPLHESINRASSGNSFWLGQLTGATRDPRKITALQSLVTDYLKITPAELQQAASKWLVPEKSFQLEVRPE; encoded by the coding sequence ATGTCCTTACAGCCCTTGCGCGCGCTGCGCTTCACCCTTGCCTTCCTTGCCACGCTCGGTCTCGTCGCCCCATCATGGGGTGCGCGCAATACCGCAAAGCCAATTGCGAAACGGGCAGCGCCAGCGCCAGCAGTTTCGACTGAGCGGCCGACGCCCTGGCTCTACAAGGGCAGCGACATACCGCCCGACCCGAACTGGCTTTTCGGGACTTTGCCAAACGGAGTCCGTTATGCGGTGCGCCGCAGCGGAGTTCCGCCGCGCCAGGTTTCGGTCCGCGTCGACATCGAGGCCGGATCGCTCATGGAACGCGAGACAGAGCGCGGCTTTGCCCATTTCATGGAGCATCTGAGCTTCCGCGGCTCCCGCTACATTGCTGATGGCGAAGCGATCAAGACTTGGCAGCGACTGGGGGCGACGTTTGGCAGTGACACCAATGCCAACACAACCCTGACGCAGACCGTCTACAAGCTCGACCTGCCGGGGGCGACGCGATCCGGCCTTGAAGAGAGCATCAAGATTCTTTCCGGCATGATGATGGCGCCCGAAATCTCTGCAAAAGGTGTGGAGACTGAGCGTCGCACTGTCCTTGCCGAGGCTCGGGAACGTCTTGGCGCGGGAATGCGGATCAGCGAAGCGACAACGGCACATTTCTTTGCCGGTCAGCCTCTTGCCAATCGTCAGCCCATCGGCACGACGGAAACGCTCAATGCTGCAACGCCTCAGGCAATCCGGGCTTTTCATGACCGTTGGTATCGCCCGGAACGTGCGGTGGTCGTCATTTCCGGGGATGGAGATCCTCTGGTTTTCGAAGACCTTGTCATCAAGTATTTTTCGGACTGGAAAGGGATTGGCCCCTCTTTGCCGGACCCCGATTTCGGTCGCCCCACCGATGGCAAGCCCATTGCCAAGGCCATTACGGAGCCCGGCGCGCCACTTGTGGTGAACATGGCCTGGTTGCGTCCGTGGTTTCAGAAGAATGATACGATTGCGTATAATCAAGGCCGCCTGGTCGATCTCGTCGCACTTCGCCTCATCAACCGCCGGCTGGAAGAACGCGCCCGTGCGGGGGGGAGTTTCCTGCAGGCGCAAGTCGATCAGGACGATGTCGCGCGCTCGGTAGACGGCACATTTGTGCAGATCGCACCTCTCGGCAATGACTGGCAGGCGGCACTTCGGGACGTGCGGGCAGTGATTGCCGACGCGATGACCAATCCAAGTTCGCAAGCCGACATCAATCGGGAGGCCAATGAATTCTTTGCGTCACTTCAAGTCGGCGTCGAAACGCAGCGTGCGGAGGCAGCAGCCAAGCAGGCCGATGATTTGATCGAGGCTGTCAACATTCGCGAGACCGTGGCGACAGCACAAGTCGCGCTTGATGTGTTCAGCGGGATAAAGGACGATATTTCGCCGGAGAAGATTCTTGCTTCCACGCGCAAGCTCTTCACGGGAATTGGCCCGCGAGCCCTGCTGACGAGCCCGGTTCCGCTCGAAAACGCAGAAACCGAACTCGCTGCAGCGATCACGGCTCCGGTTTCGGCCATGGCCTCGGCGGGCAGCGGAACGCCTGTCAGCTTCGATCAACTGCCCAGCCCGGGCAAGCCTGGCCAGATCAAGAAGCGGATCCCAATTCCCGTCCCACAGATTGACGTCGAGCAGGTGACCTTTGCCAATGGGGTCAAGCTGCTCGTTTCTCCCAATCCATCCGAACAGGGCAAGGTTTATGTCAATGTTCGCTTTGGGGACGGGATGAAAGCCCTGCCTGCCAATCGCCAGACGCCAGCCTGGGCCGCGCCCGCCGCGCTTGTCGCGGGGGGTATTGGCCCGTTCGATCAGAATGCACTGGATCGTCTGACGAGCGGTCGAAAGATCAACATGGGCTTCGATATTGCCGACGACGCATTCCAGTTCCGCGCCCAGACGCGCGCATCGGATCTGACGGATCAATTGCGATTGATGGCGGCGGCCATCACCATGCCCCGCTGGGATCCGGCCCCGGTCCTGCGGGCGCGCAATTCCTTCCTGACGGGCTATGACACGCTTGAATCCTCTCCGGGTTCGGTACTTGGGCGCGATCTTGGCGGCTTTCTGCGTGGCGGTGACGCGCGCTGGTCGACTCCTACCAGAGCCGATGTCGAAGCTCTGACTCCTGAAGCGTTCCGGGCCTTTTGGGAGCCACTTTTGAAGACCGGGCCCATCGAAGTCATGGTCTTCGGGGATATTTCGGCCGATGAGGCCGTTGCCGCAACCGCAGCGAGCTTTGGTGCGTTGAAGAAGAGACCGGTTAAGCGAGTCTCGATCAGACAAGCGTCTCCGGCGAGCGTCGCCCCCACTCCGGTTCCAATCGTGCGTACGCACAAGGGCCCGAAAGAGCAGGCCGCGGCTGTCCTTGCCTGGCCTCTTGGTGGCGGGCTCGGCAGCATTTACGAAGCGAGGAAACTCGAAATTCTGGCGCAGATCTTCAATGACCGCATGTTCACTCAACTCCGTGAAGAAGAGGGCGCAAGTTATAGCCCGAGCGTCGATTCAAGCTGGCCGACTGGCCTGGAAAGTGGCGGCAGCTTTATCGTGACCTCGCAACTCAAGCCGGAGGGCCTTGAACGTTTCTTCGCGATTTCGAGAGGGATAGCGGCCGATCTCGCCGCCCATCCGGTTTCGGCAGATGAACTTGCCCGTGTGATCAATCCGCTTCATGAATCGATCAATCGCGCATCGAGCGGCAATTCCTTCTGGCTGGGCCAGTTGACGGGAGCCACGCGCGATCCGCGAAAGATAACGGCGCTCCAGTCTCTGGTAACGGACTATCTCAAGATTACGCCAGCCGAACTTCAGCAGGCGGCAAGCAAGTGGCTCGTCCCCGAAAAGTCATTCCAGCTGGAAGTGCGCCCGGAATAG
- a CDS encoding GFA family protein: MSIEGGCYCGAVRYKAEGPIVMKAECFCRECQYITGGGSLLILAVPLDGFALTKGAVKGYTRSDIEGAVTREFCPDCGTHLFTRAPGFKAGIIIKVGSLDDQSQFDGPDTANFACDARPYHRLPTDIPVFQKWGR, translated from the coding sequence ATGTCGATCGAAGGCGGATGCTACTGCGGCGCTGTCCGGTACAAGGCCGAAGGGCCGATTGTCATGAAGGCAGAATGCTTTTGCCGGGAATGCCAATACATCACAGGCGGCGGGTCTCTGCTCATCCTGGCGGTTCCGCTCGACGGGTTCGCGCTGACCAAAGGTGCGGTCAAGGGGTACACCCGCAGCGACATTGAAGGGGCGGTGACGCGCGAATTCTGCCCAGACTGCGGAACGCATCTGTTCACACGTGCGCCAGGGTTCAAGGCGGGAATCATTATCAAGGTCGGCTCGCTGGATGACCAATCCCAGTTTGATGGCCCGGATACGGCCAATTTTGCCTGTGATGCGCGGCCCTATCACCGGTTGCCGACCGATATTCCCGTCTTCCAGAAGTGGGGGCGATGA
- a CDS encoding TonB-dependent receptor yields the protein MTKGPFLCAVVASCLALPSASQAEAPDIIVTGSALPAAKGDAAYDIVTIDRDRLEGTASNRVEDALRDVAGLQQFRRSDARSANATSQGATLRGLGGNASSRALLVLDGVPQSDPFGGWVTWPAFQTIRLSSARVTRGGGSGIFGSGALSGTIELASLGARQVDGLIGDVSYGSRQSLEGNLLVGGKLGGSFGFVTASYARGDGFVPIVASQRGPVDSAAPYEQASVAIRGVAPLSMNTELQASALAFTDRRTRGTILSGNGGDGADASLRLVHSGDWAWQALAYIQARKLQSRFVSINAARTSITQTVDQFNVPSTGFGARLEVRPPVGHGIELRLGADYRRTVGETRELFTYVNALPTRMREAGGNSDALGAFAEISADIGALTLTGGGRIDHWAIRDGRLLERTLATGAPIRNDRPADRSGWEPTGRVGLAYAVGPIKLRGAAYLGWRLPTLNELYRPFRVGADATAANPALKTERSRGVEVGIDWQPVETVSMRATLFSNRLNRAIANVTLGSGPGVFPGVGFVAAGGAYRQRQNLDAIRSNGIEFDAQAKLGDWTLGASYAFADAKVRASGPASSLDGLRPAQVPKHLLSATLGWRWLQTTARYVSSQFEDDGNSRRLKDALTLDAVATIPLTGGLSLSLRGENLANTRVEAGISGAGIVERATPRTVWIGVRLGAESSARQ from the coding sequence ATGACGAAGGGCCCATTCCTCTGTGCAGTCGTGGCGAGTTGCTTAGCACTACCGTCGGCAAGCCAAGCGGAAGCTCCTGACATCATCGTCACCGGATCGGCTCTTCCAGCAGCGAAGGGCGATGCGGCCTATGATATCGTTACAATCGACCGGGATCGGCTGGAGGGAACAGCATCCAACCGCGTTGAAGACGCATTGCGCGATGTCGCCGGCCTTCAGCAGTTCCGACGATCGGACGCACGCTCGGCGAATGCCACAAGTCAGGGAGCGACCCTCCGCGGCCTTGGCGGCAACGCGTCGTCACGCGCGCTGCTTGTGCTTGACGGCGTCCCGCAGAGCGATCCTTTTGGAGGTTGGGTCACCTGGCCGGCCTTTCAGACGATTCGGCTGTCGAGCGCACGGGTCACGCGCGGTGGCGGTTCCGGCATATTCGGATCCGGAGCGCTTTCAGGTACGATTGAACTCGCAAGTCTTGGCGCGCGGCAGGTCGATGGCCTGATCGGCGATGTGAGCTACGGCAGCCGCCAGTCCCTTGAGGGAAATCTGCTCGTCGGGGGAAAGCTGGGCGGCAGCTTTGGCTTTGTGACCGCAAGCTATGCGCGTGGCGACGGATTTGTGCCGATTGTCGCCAGCCAGCGCGGACCTGTCGATAGTGCAGCACCTTATGAACAGGCGAGTGTTGCCATACGTGGCGTCGCACCCTTGTCGATGAATACCGAACTGCAGGCCTCGGCGCTGGCCTTCACAGACCGGCGGACGCGCGGCACGATCCTCTCCGGCAACGGTGGAGACGGCGCTGACGCAAGCCTGCGGCTCGTGCACAGCGGCGACTGGGCATGGCAGGCACTGGCCTACATCCAGGCGCGCAAGCTCCAGAGCCGGTTTGTCAGCATCAATGCGGCCCGCACAAGTATCACCCAGACAGTGGACCAGTTCAATGTCCCGTCAACCGGGTTTGGTGCGCGTCTGGAAGTGCGACCGCCCGTTGGTCACGGAATTGAACTGCGTCTCGGGGCAGATTATCGGCGCACGGTCGGTGAAACGCGCGAACTCTTCACTTACGTGAATGCCTTGCCCACGCGCATGCGCGAGGCGGGCGGCAACAGCGATGCACTGGGGGCCTTTGCCGAAATTTCTGCTGACATTGGCGCACTCACTCTGACAGGCGGTGGACGGATCGACCATTGGGCCATTCGTGATGGACGCCTGCTTGAACGCACGCTTGCGACGGGCGCGCCAATCCGGAATGATCGGCCGGCAGACAGAAGCGGTTGGGAGCCGACAGGACGCGTGGGCCTTGCCTATGCCGTCGGCCCAATCAAGCTGCGCGGTGCAGCCTATCTTGGCTGGCGGCTGCCCACGCTCAATGAACTTTATCGACCATTCCGGGTCGGTGCAGACGCAACGGCAGCAAATCCTGCGCTGAAGACGGAGCGCAGCCGTGGTGTTGAAGTCGGTATCGACTGGCAGCCTGTCGAAACGGTCAGCATGCGCGCCACGCTGTTTTCAAATCGGCTGAACCGGGCCATCGCCAATGTGACTTTGGGATCGGGACCGGGCGTGTTTCCGGGCGTTGGATTCGTCGCGGCGGGCGGAGCCTATCGCCAACGCCAGAACCTTGATGCAATCCGGAGCAACGGCATCGAATTCGATGCGCAGGCAAAATTGGGGGATTGGACGCTCGGTGCAAGCTATGCCTTTGCCGATGCCAAGGTTCGGGCAAGTGGGCCAGCGAGTTCACTCGATGGATTGCGCCCGGCGCAGGTGCCGAAGCACCTGTTGAGTGCGACTCTTGGCTGGCGCTGGCTGCAGACGACAGCGCGCTATGTCTCATCGCAGTTTGAAGATGACGGCAATTCAAGGCGGCTGAAAGATGCGCTTACGCTTGATGCAGTCGCAACCATTCCCTTGACCGGCGGCCTGAGCCTCTCGCTTCGGGGCGAAAATCTTGCGAACACGCGCGTTGAAGCTGGCATCAGCGGTGCTGGAATTGTCGAGCGGGCCACACCGCGCACCGTGTGGATTGGCGTGCGACTGGGCGCGGAAAGTTCCGCGCGCCAATAG
- a CDS encoding SO2930 family diheme c-type cytochrome gives MRAFAALAAWGLLVSASPPIPVDDALITGDALPASLGEFHLLAGPYGQKPNAGVTPYRLNTPLFSDYAEKFRYYYVPPGKKIGWRDDGVLDFPVGSVLIKSFGYPPDMRVPAKGLRIVETRLLVRRASGWIALPYVWNADGSDAVLRRAGMRIDVNWTHLDGKPRAISYAIPNVNQCKGCHDDGAGGISPIGPKARNLNRDGQLEAALRAGRLDRLPAEIPRLPVWDEPGSASVALRARAYLEVNCAHCHNPKGPANTSGLWLNWEQGPGPNLGIYKRPTAAGRGSGNDEFAIDPGHPERSIMLYRMQSLDPGIAMPELGRASVHQEGVALLSQWIAAMPMQPANQP, from the coding sequence ATGCGCGCGTTTGCGGCATTGGCCGCATGGGGCTTGCTGGTCAGCGCAAGTCCGCCCATCCCCGTTGATGATGCGCTGATTACGGGTGACGCGCTTCCGGCAAGCCTTGGCGAATTCCACCTTCTGGCGGGTCCTTACGGGCAGAAGCCCAATGCCGGGGTCACGCCCTATCGGCTGAACACGCCGCTCTTTTCGGATTATGCGGAAAAATTCCGCTACTATTATGTCCCGCCCGGCAAGAAGATCGGCTGGCGGGATGATGGTGTGCTCGACTTCCCGGTCGGCAGCGTGCTCATCAAGAGCTTCGGCTATCCTCCTGACATGCGCGTGCCGGCCAAAGGTCTTCGTATCGTTGAAACTCGCCTGCTTGTGCGCAGGGCGTCAGGTTGGATTGCCTTGCCCTATGTCTGGAATGCCGACGGGAGCGATGCCGTGTTGCGGCGGGCCGGGATGCGGATTGACGTGAACTGGACGCATCTTGACGGGAAGCCACGCGCGATCAGCTATGCCATCCCGAACGTAAACCAGTGCAAGGGGTGCCACGATGACGGGGCAGGCGGAATCAGTCCGATCGGCCCCAAGGCCCGCAATCTCAACCGCGACGGGCAGCTCGAGGCGGCTTTGCGTGCGGGCAGATTAGACCGCTTGCCGGCCGAGATTCCTCGCCTGCCGGTTTGGGATGAACCTGGGTCAGCCAGTGTCGCTCTGCGCGCGCGGGCCTATCTCGAGGTCAATTGTGCGCATTGTCACAATCCGAAAGGTCCTGCCAACACGTCCGGGCTTTGGCTGAACTGGGAGCAGGGCCCCGGTCCGAACCTCGGCATATACAAGCGGCCGACCGCTGCCGGGCGCGGGTCGGGCAATGATGAATTTGCGATTGATCCGGGGCATCCGGAACGGTCGATAATGCTGTATCGCATGCAAAGCCTCGATCCGGGAATTGCCATGCCCGAACTGGGGCGTGCGAGTGTCCATCAGGAAGGGGTTGCACTGTTGAGCCAATGGATTGCGGCAATGCCAATGCAGCCTGCCAATCAGCCGTGA
- the rpoN gene encoding RNA polymerase factor sigma-54, which translates to MALGPRLDLRQSQSLVMTPQLQQAIRLLALSNLEVEAFIAEEVEKNPLLDAERDEVTAPEPDLPSEDRSTQSDALLDPTPGDADSALDVDLTAETFHHDSIADGGPGMDGQLGISGGSEGGFEDGPDFDAMAADAPSLRDHLLAQAGLAFDPQDLLIASHLIDQVDEAGYLAMSLLDLANRLGVALSRIEQVLLTIQTFDPTGVGARSLGECLALQAKEADRYDPAMARLLDNLDLLAEGRLAQLQRMCGVDAEDMADMIKELRNYDPKPGLRFGSSPIEAVTPDIFVARKGKGWAVEINSATLPRLLINRSYYAEIASGAQDKASKAWLSECLQSANWLVRALDQRQRTIVKVASEIVKQQEAFFNEGVSQLRPLTLRAVAEAIGMHESTISRVTSNKYLSCARGLFELKYFFTSGIAAADGGEAVSAEAVKSAIRTLISAENPKAILSDDTLVEMLNEKGFDIARRTVAKYREAMGIGSSVQRRRQKAIEAQAA; encoded by the coding sequence ATGGCATTGGGGCCCCGCCTTGACCTGAGGCAAAGCCAGTCACTGGTCATGACGCCACAATTGCAGCAGGCGATCCGCCTGCTTGCGCTTTCCAATCTGGAGGTTGAAGCCTTCATCGCCGAGGAAGTTGAAAAGAACCCCTTGCTCGACGCCGAGCGTGATGAAGTGACCGCGCCCGAACCCGATCTGCCAAGCGAGGATCGCAGCACGCAATCAGACGCGTTGCTCGATCCGACGCCCGGCGACGCAGACTCGGCCCTGGATGTCGATTTGACTGCCGAGACCTTTCATCACGACAGCATCGCTGATGGCGGCCCCGGAATGGATGGCCAGCTTGGCATCTCGGGCGGCTCCGAAGGCGGCTTTGAGGATGGCCCGGATTTCGATGCCATGGCGGCTGATGCCCCGTCGTTGCGCGATCATCTGCTGGCGCAGGCCGGACTGGCCTTTGATCCGCAAGACCTGCTCATCGCGAGCCACCTGATCGATCAGGTGGACGAGGCGGGTTATCTGGCAATGTCCTTGCTCGATTTGGCGAACCGGCTCGGGGTTGCCCTGTCTCGTATCGAACAGGTCCTCCTGACCATCCAGACGTTTGACCCGACTGGCGTCGGGGCGCGCTCGCTTGGTGAATGTCTTGCACTGCAGGCGAAGGAAGCGGACCGCTATGATCCGGCCATGGCCCGTCTGCTCGATAATCTGGATCTTCTTGCCGAAGGTCGCCTCGCGCAGTTGCAGCGCATGTGTGGCGTCGATGCGGAAGACATGGCGGACATGATCAAGGAGTTGCGCAATTACGACCCAAAACCGGGGCTGAGGTTCGGCTCCAGTCCGATTGAAGCTGTGACACCTGACATCTTTGTCGCACGCAAGGGAAAGGGATGGGCCGTTGAGATCAACAGCGCGACCTTGCCGCGTCTTCTGATCAACCGGAGTTATTATGCCGAGATTGCCAGCGGCGCGCAGGACAAAGCGTCAAAGGCCTGGTTGAGCGAGTGCCTGCAAAGCGCCAACTGGCTGGTGCGCGCGCTGGACCAACGCCAGCGGACAATCGTCAAGGTCGCGAGCGAAATTGTGAAGCAGCAGGAGGCCTTCTTCAATGAAGGTGTCTCCCAGTTGCGACCGCTGACGCTGCGCGCTGTGGCCGAAGCGATAGGTATGCATGAATCTACAATCAGCCGCGTGACGTCGAACAAATACCTGTCCTGCGCGCGCGGCCTGTTCGAACTGAAATATTTCTTCACGAGCGGGATTGCGGCTGCAGATGGTGGGGAGGCGGTTTCGGCAGAAGCGGTCAAGAGCGCGATCCGCACCCTGATCAGCGCCGAAAATCCCAAGGCGATCCTGTCGGACGATACCTTGGTCGAAATGCTCAACGAAAAGGGCTTCGACATTGCGCGCCGGACGGTCGCGAAATATCGCGAGGCGATGGGCATCGGGTCTTCGGTTCAGCGCCGCCGCCAAAAGGCTATTGAGGCACAGGCTGCGTGA
- a CDS encoding DUF2147 domain-containing protein gives MLRTIPVAVLLSLISATPAQAAASVTGLWVTTEKDSIVEIGPCGATLCGRIARILKPNPNGPPRDINNPDPSLRSRPIQGLPILTGFRDAGRNWEGTAYDPRAGKSYRSYLTLMRDGTLEVKGCLGPFCRSKSWTPAR, from the coding sequence ATGTTGCGTACAATTCCCGTTGCAGTGCTGCTCAGCCTGATCTCCGCCACACCTGCCCAGGCAGCCGCATCGGTTACCGGACTTTGGGTGACTACAGAAAAGGACAGCATCGTCGAAATCGGGCCGTGTGGCGCGACACTTTGCGGAAGGATTGCGCGCATCCTCAAACCCAATCCCAACGGGCCACCGCGCGATATCAACAATCCTGATCCGTCGCTTCGAAGCCGGCCGATCCAGGGTCTCCCGATCCTCACAGGATTCCGCGATGCAGGGCGAAACTGGGAAGGCACTGCCTATGATCCGCGCGCCGGCAAGTCCTATCGTTCCTACCTCACGCTCATGCGGGACGGCACGCTGGAGGTGAAAGGCTGTCTCGGGCCCTTCTGCCGCTCCAAGAGCTGGACCCCGGCTCGCTGA